The following is a genomic window from Schistocerca cancellata isolate TAMUIC-IGC-003103 chromosome 8, iqSchCanc2.1, whole genome shotgun sequence.
CTAAGAACAATCAAGATTATAGATCAGGTGACGACACGGAGAAGAGAGTGGTTCATTGTCTTCTTGAGAACCTGGAATAAATTTTTCTTGTGTTAAATTGGCCGACTGGTGATCTCCAACCTTAATTCCCTGCGCTATTTTTTCGTGCTTGAGAttacaacgccggccggagtggccgtgcggttctaggcgttacagtctggaaccgagcgaccgctacggtcgcaggttcgaatcctgcctcgggcatggatgtgtgtgatgtccttaggttagttaggtttgattagttctaagttctaggcgactgatgacctcagaagttaagtcgcatagtgctcagagccatttgaaccatttttttgtgattacaACGTGAGTTACATGCATCAAGACATTTGTAATAAAGTATTTTCCTGTCTGGTACTATGAAGAGCATAATCAGCCAGTCTTAGgaagaagattttaaaaaaattgttgttgctGTCGCAATATACTGTACTTAGTATTTCGTCTTTAACATCAGCATGACTCTTCCACGATCCTACAGAACTGCTTTAGTTCGGCCTGAACAGACTGTTGTGAGGCTTATTCTAATATAGTGAACACCAGACCGCGCTTTCGCAAATGGTGTAAGGAACGTCACACATTCATCTACCTCCATTATTTAAATAGAAGACTCAAATGGTCCGGTTCACTGTTCAAGCTTCAAGCGATGCATTTCATGACGTTCGTGGTATTCCGGGTTGCTATCTACTGCAAGATGCTCTACTTCTGTTGAGCTTTCTGACTAGTCTAACCATTCACAGCTTTAACCTACTGCATCCTCCGTAATTTCCTGGAAATATATGCAGAGACTCTCCTGAATTTTTATACATACAATTCAATTTTTGTCTTGGATAATGATCAACATTGGAATTATCTCCACCCTGGCGTACTGGGATATTTGCCTGAGAACAACAAAGTTATTCAACTTGCCACTCCTCTTTCATAATAATGAAACGGATAAACCCATCTAACTGCGATGGTGTGATACtcctgaaataatttataaaatggGGTGTTGGTGTCATCGCAGCCTCGAATTTATCATTTGAGTGATATCCTGTACCCGTAGGGAGTGTGGTGAGTTTTATACTGTGATAAACACAAACCCATAATATGGCTATTTCCCTATAGCTCAAATAAAATATCTTTATGATTGGCGCGCATCCAACAGCACAGTCATCAACAAAATAGGCAACACAGCAAATTTATGGAGCTCGAGAAATAATTACGATTGGCTAGCTGTTAGTTCCGTCTACTCCGCTAGGTGAAACAGTGTTGCTCGCAACATCACATAACACTACTGATAAACTGAACGCTAGCTGACTAGAAGCATGAAATGTGATCCAGGAAGTTTTTATTCGTTTTCAAATAATGTAACGCTTCGATTGCATCGACAGTCCAATCCAGCGTTTAATCTTAGCGTGCGAGGGGTGAGTTCTGGTCGAAGATGTTTACCTGATGCTTAGTGGGTACTCTTCGTACTACGCCTTGAGCCCATCACGCTGTCCACCATGACGGCATTCAGATGTCGACTGGAGCCTTTCGGAACAGCCCAGTGCAGAGAACGTGTGCAGAATCGTGTACAGAGAGTGGCGCATCACCACTGGTTTCGGCAGCACCTCCATCTGGCTCGAAACGCTCTGAAAATCTCAGCGTTGCCTCAGTCATTGGCATCTTGTGTGGCAGTTCATCCCAACTTTGAGCGGCTGTTCAGGAATCGGCCTCATGTGCTACTGACTATCTCCAGGATCTGGATATATAGGAACTCTGAACAAACAGCCAGGATCGAAATAAACCGTCTTGGCACCTTCAGAGGCCAAGAGtaattttaagcttgacacagtataAGAAAACTGGTACTGCAGACTACGTTtccgcaagtttttttttttttttttttgttaacgtaAATAGCACACTTTTACCGGTGTTTATACGGATGGATCCCAGCAAGGGAATGGCCTCAGTGGTTTAGCTCTTCTCCTTGATAGGTTTCTCAAAGTGCGCCTTCCGTAACAGTTAACGAATTATGATATAGAGTTATACGGCACTATGGCGTCAGTGGAGCTTACGATATTCTAGAGCCTGTGCTATTCTGAATTAGGATGTAAAGTTCCTTTACAAATGCATGCTTGTCCAAAGGCACTTTGCATAGTAATTTTGAATAACACACGCATTGCAATATCCTATATATCCgcggacaccgggcaagcgactttcaagtgaaGTGTCTACTCTGTACGAGAGCACACATAATGGATGCACGAGTGTAGGTTGTTGAAGCGTGGTTgatgatatatggaagtttggatctggcggtGCGTCGTGTATGGATACCCAAATGCTAAGACGACCGTTCCCGACAACCGGAGAAGTCGGAAATTGCCGAACACTGACGGATGTAGGGCATCGCACGATTTATGAAATGGAAGTTTTATCCCCCgtatcatctttctgggattgcgtcacTAAGGAAGGAATACATATTCGTGCAGCTCATTATTtcatcaacagggatgcgggatttcaactgagcagaGCTTGGAATCCTGCATTGGCTGCTGTTCAATCACGACGAGAAAAATCAAGAATTTTCGATAACCGACCCGGCATAAAACTGGTCTAGTATGTCTTTTTTTTCGTGAGTAACGTCTTGCCGCACATGGCGTACAGCGCACCCGCAGGAGTGccactctgcgattttcggcaAAGAGCATTTGAGTACGGCGCTATCTgtctgcaaatcattgcgcatgcgcGATTTCCGCAACTGCACATTCTTCAGGCACGTTTATTATATACAGGTACGTCGACCTGCGGATACCTGCAACCGTACCTAGTCACCAGCAAGGTTTAACCAACTGAAGGCATCGGACAGTTGTTCCGAGGAAATTTGTGGAAATTGCACAAGTTATCCTGGGACAAATCCGGGAAGACCGTTAATAAGAATAGCTATGTTCGAAACGtttacgttcctggtttgacgaacactgacGGATCATATCGAACGTGTACTAGCCTGCTGAATTAccagatattaaaaaaattgagGAAATGCGTAGCAGTGGGTTAAATATGGCAATCAACAGTCCCATAATTTTGCAGCTCCACGAGATCTGTCATTGCGTGCCTAGAGCTTACATGAAGTAGCTCGCGGACTTTCTTCCATACCGGACTGAATACATTATCAAGGCTAGAGCGGATATATCGTGGTATTACTATGAGGACCTGCGAGAGTCAAATGATGGAAATTCAAGGATAAGGAAACCGACATCATAGCTCTAATTACTTTGCCACCGTTTACCACAGTTGAAGAAAGCTGGGAGAAACTGAAAGAGTCTGTTCACGAAGCTGCACATGCAATTCTTGGGGCAACAAAACCAGGACGACGGAGGATCGATAGAGATGCGTGGCTTTGGAACGACACCGTCAAAGACGCGGTACACAAAAAGAAACGATTGTATCAAGAGTTTCTTGTCGATAAAACACCGGAGCGATGGAATGCGTACAGAACAGCTCGAAGAGATGCAAAATACGCTATAGCAGCAACCAAATCCTCACGTTATGCTGATGTATACACACGTGAAGGAGAGCGGGACTTATATCGACTCGCCAAAGCAAGACATCGGAATTGTTCATTGGTTCTACAGAGTCAATGACGAGGCCGGTAATCTGCTAGTTGACTGGAAGAAGATCAGAGAAAGATGGGGCAGCCACTTCAAGAAGATCTCAACAGAAGAGTTATCCCATCCACCAATACTCATCGGCCACGCTGTTGAATGGCCCGTAACCGAAGTTGCAGTCGAAGAGGTCAAGACTGATTTGAGGAAAACGAAGCCTGGGAAAGCCACCGGCACAGATGATCTTCCAGCACAGTTATGGTGTTCCCATCATTGGAAGGCAGCTGAATGGTTAACGGAACTCTTCAACAAGATCACTGACGAGGGACAAACACCAACTGATTGGCAGCAGAGCGTCACAGTGCCTACGTTTAAGAAAAAGGAAAATCGCGCTGAGTGCACCAACTACCATCCAATTCAAATTCTCTGCCACGTCATGAAAATCTTTGAGCGTTTTCTGGACCAAAGGATCCATGAGATCACACAGATTTCCAGAAACCAAGCTGGATTGGTGAAGAACTGCGGCACAGTTGATGCGATTCATGCTGCAAAACTCTGCATCTTGAGAAAGCCAAGCCACTGCATCTAGCATTCCTGGATCTCGAAAAGGCTTTTGACTTGGTGCCACACAGTCTCATCTGGCTAGCACTTCGACAGCATGATGTGCCGTAGCAGGTTATTAAATGGGTGCAGTTACTTTACGCACAGCCAAGAAGTTATGTCCGTATAACCTCAGGACTATCCAAGGACTTCCCCGTTACAGTCGGCGTCCATCGAGATTGTGCATTATCACCACTTCTGTTCATTCTTGTAGTGGACACTGTGACAGCTGACCTGCATCGGCCATTAACATGGACCCTACTTTATGCTGACCATGTGATGCTGGCAGCAGAAAACAAGCTTGATCTGCAGAGCGTAACTCAAAAATGGAGTGACCGATTGATGCAACATGGTTTGCGCCTCAATTTGAAGAAAACCGAGTGCATGACATCAGACAGACATGAAATGGGAACCATCATGATTAACGGTGAAGATCTGATTCGTATGAGTAAGTTTAAGTTCCTTGGTTCTACGATCACCGTTGACGGCCGACTCACCGAAGATGTCAACACCAGAAGTGCACTGTCATCCGACCAGTCGCCTTGTATGGTTGTCAGTGCTGACCCACTACAGTTGACACAGAACGTCGCCTAAGTGTAATGCAGACAAAGATGCTAAGGTGGACAGCGGGCCTCACTAAGTTAGATCACGTTTCTAATGACAGCATTAtgaaacagtttggtgttgcaccGATCCAAGACAAGATACATGAGAGTCGTCTTCGATGGTTTGGGCATGTTTTACGGGCTGGTGATGACTCTATTGCCAAGGCGGGTTACACACTTGAAGTCGTCGGCTGTAGACCCAAAAGGACGACCTAAGCGACGTTGGGGTGATACGATTCATAAAGGACTTAAACGTTTGAACATCCACCCAGATTCCGCAAAATGGAGACAACGGACCCATGTAGCGGGACAAACGCTGAAGGAAAAGTAGAAGATTACTGTGAGGTCTCGTAGGGAGAGGGGCTGGGGTCCAACGAAAGGCGGCAATGACCAAAGACAGGAACAGAATAAAAATCCTGCAAGTAAATTTACTGTGATTTTATGACTTTCATGTGGGTCTTCTTGGATTATTAGCCTACATGAGACTGCCGATGACGCGCGATACTCTGTTATCCGTTTTCAGTTGCCTTTTGAGTCCACACTGCAAAGTGAGCAGGATAGCCATCTGCTGCGACATCCTGGTCCTGATCGCAGCTGCTGTCCGTGACACATCGCGACGTGTCGAGGGAGGACATAATCAAGTGACCCGTCGCTCTGGGACAGGCTGTCAGCCAGCTAACCATCATGGTCAGCGGTCAAGGCTACGCCAGTAATTTAGTCAAGTGGCGACTGATTTAGCAGCTCTAGCGAACGAGGAAACGGCAAGTGGGCAACTGTGCGCTCACATACGATTTAGTTGGTAGTCGACTGGAGAATGGTTCAGAGAGCGAGGACGGATCAGCAAACAGGATATTAATCGCACACTTAAAAGAGAATACTGGTCACTTTGGAGCGTTGCGCTGCTACCAGCATCCTTCACTGACGTATGCCGTGATTGTGAAATTACGCGCATGTAACAATCTTTGTGTAGAATCAGCACACATAGTTGGGTCGACGTGGGGACGAGATATAATGGCATAAAGGTGCAGTCGTGCTTGGACGTGTCCATAATCAGCCTACGAAAAAAGTTGACCACTCTGCTGGCGCACCAACGTGGGCTGCCCTTATGTATCTAAAACGAATTGTGTACATTCCTAGCGGTATAAAATCCTCTCAGCGCCTAAGAACTGATCAATTTTAGTTGGCCGAAGAAAGCTGTAAAGTGGTATAATCCGTCCTTTCTGTCCAAGGAGGTAAGGAAAAAGCTGTCGTATTTGTTTCGGGATACAAATATTGACAAAAATAGTTTGATCGAAAAGTTAATATCTCACAAAGTAAGTGTGTTTTTTGAACTTTTATTCCGAAATCGGATTTGGAAGGTATAATAGTCGTGCTAGCAATGTCATCCTATTCGAAGGATTTGAATGGACACGATGGAAACAGTATTCATATATACTGAAACGCATTGTCGAGGGCAATGCATTGTCGACGGCCGTCCTGAGTCTCTCAATGTTATAAAAAAGTCAGGAATGGTTATTAATAATGGGGTCTTGTAATATTTGTGTATAATGAATGTCGATGGGTGATGCGTTGTTAAGCCGTTTGAGTATAGTCCAGGCAAGCTGTCTTATTAGATATGCAATGAGTAATAAGATATGCAATAAGGAGGAGATggaaacttttgacaacgttgcGTTCTAGGATGTCCCCGTTTACTCGGTACCTTCAGTGGAGGATGATGATGAAACAGCGACGTATGCGTCGGCGATGTAATCACCGTAGGCGTCCCCATGTTACTAATATTCGGCTGGGGAAGATGTGTAAATGGCGTACACAGTTCACTGAAAtattaaatacataattttattataGTGGTGAAGAGGAGAAAAGTATTGTTTCCAGATCTTTTGATTCTTACGCCATCCAAATTCCCGGTTTCAGGCATTACAATATTACAGATGAGGTAAAATCCTTCAGTACTAAGTATGTTAACGCTATAACAAATAAGGTTGTTACATATGTGTATAGGACTAATGTTAATTTGGAGAGGTTTATTAgtgataccaaaaaaaaaaaaaaaagaaatctttgaGGAACAGAGTCGACTGAAGAAGGTTTAGCTGCGTATTAGTAATAACCTAGGAAAATTTAGTCTTCAAGGATTTTATTCCGCTGGTGTTCCTTGGAGAAAGTATACTGGTAAATGCGTGTATAGGTTTTTTTACGAATAATAAGCCTGAAGTATCTGTATCTGTGGAGAAGTTCACGGGCCAGACTACTCTTTAGAAACCGCTTTCTTTTATTCCAACTGGGGCCATATCATAAACTACCAGATACGTGAAGAATTGCATTTCTACCTTCTAGCGATGAACGGCTAGATACTCTGGCACTAACATTTTGTGGAAACAAGATCAACACCTCCGCTGCAGTATTGGAAGAGGAAGAATTGTAGCTCTACAATCGAAATCTATCATAACTTGTTGGCCTAAGCCAATTTAGGGACAGCCAAAGAGACTAACAGACTAAAAACAAGGTGTTCATTCTATGTTGGTATTCCTGCTAGTGGTAATGAACTTAAAGCATCGTACCCTATTCAAACAGAAGTGAAATATTCGTCCTATATGGTGAAAAATGTGTAAACGAAGTGTCGTataacattctaaataaatatctggatatggtatctgttctttccataTATAGTTCAGGCTAACAGGCCATGACCTTCttgttctgtgcggatgcacacgcattacccgaactcttacgggactcggtcagatagtctgccgcgagtaatgagtgcagtgggcaggggcactacgaatgtagtgtgtggacattaagttgggaatgtgggtctcacggggagcgtcaaGGGAcaaattcctgcagtcgcactaatctctgcgccctcggtggctcagatggatgccggcacggtaactcagcttgctcggtcagagggttagctgccctctgtaataaaaaaaaaactgagtgaacggatcaacatggaacctgaacgggtgtcatcggacgtctgccccgaacaaattcagcgaacaatacagaacaaaaatgaGAGCTACACAAAAAAaaaggatagagtgtctgccacgtaagataagcaggagatcccgggttcgagccttggtcggggcacacattttcacctgtccccattgatgtataccaACGCTTGttgacagcgtagggtcttgatttaatcatCTTTTCATTCTAAACAAAGCTTTGGTATTAAAATAAATGACggcgttctctttttttttttctttttttttttttttttactccggcTGAGGCCACATCAGAAACTAGACAGGTGCGTTAAGAACTGCATTTCTGTCCACCTAACGATGAACGGCTGGATACTGTGGCACTAACGCCTCCCCACGCATCTCGATCTCCAGTGTTTGAGTCGCCGTCGCGGAGGACGCACTCGGTCACAGACAGTCAGCCCAGTCCCAGTCACTGTCGCAGTCTGTCTCAGTAACAGAGTCAGTCAGTATTCTAGTTGGTGTCTATCAGTTCACATTACCGGCTACGAGAGTGTAGTGTTTATAACGCGACTTGTACTTTACCAGcggtgaggctaatgtggactattatggaagagcttgtaccacaacaactttcttcaagataagtagcttcttgttcttatgaataaagaaacctgttaatacatgtgtgcagtttctTTGTGTAGAAAGAGGACAGCGGCCACCTAACAAAATCCTGTCCCTGCTTCCTATGCtccaagactctacagtggcaacgaCGACACAAAAGTGGTGACGAGGATAATTCATTGCAGATCAAAGTCAATCAACACTTGCCGACGATTTTGCTTGCTACTCTTGTATTTTACCTCGCAGGGGTGATCAttttgctaatttgttgttgtgttcttgcatgtattccaggagggatGCCGCAGAACTAACCAAAttcctcttttcagaggctttgcttgttGTTTTGCTTTAAGGCATTTCTGTAAACCATGGCTACCCCATCCCCTCCACTTTCTGCCCCCGCGCCTCAGACGCAGATGGTCAATGCAATGGATCTAAcgatggaggtaagaataaggggagatggcgctacgtatcccagccgtactacgttttgaagccatgggggcgtggctcgctgccatgacactctgaccaaaacattgccagtgtgctatagcgctgcgtgtattacagtcgctaattgcaccatgtacgcatgtaacgtcatcagattggttgtttcaaagtttttctttaaaataaaatctcgtaaaggcgaaattccgcgtttcttctgattaaaaatagtttttaatgtaatattacgaatagctagtcttcaatgtaaacgatacaattttgttaattcagtaataaacgtgtatcacaaactaaataatagaaactgaaaactaagttagttataccctccctccaaagccccataaatacattttgtttgtaatacgtactgggacatttcagttacgttacactactaggaaacactgttcattaccaccaatatttactgaaatacggtacaaagaattgcaaatctacacagtgtcctgtttaggcatATACTTtatgccagttaatgtagtgttagcttttaatttggtacatgatgaagacaaagtgagttactcaacacttcgattatcgacgatacgtacgtattatactgaaacgtgaacttgaaaactaagaatttaattctttgaaaacataccttttgcaaatgttttgggtgtgtagggaaaactgatggtacagcattttctcggagccttactgttgaaagggaagttcggtctatgtcctcttctcggaaatgctgagaacatatagtgctccatctagacgcacgccaattcttcctcctcactgcATTCTCcgacagagctttccgactttcatttttaggaaatctaaaatcatacaggagaaaaacacgctatagtacaagtaccgatgtagcacacgttcattcactatgaagttgtaaaatcacacttaacgagacaacttacacatgaaatgttattcccttcgatttcgcatcacaatcagaaggattcgtacatccgaacaccacacaagtcaccataatagcgcaaaatccttccaaaagcgagcgacaagcctatgcagacaagcttacagcagcaatgttttggtcggattgagatggctaccctcggcttcacatggcttcgcagctgtgacgtcacggcgtctccctatATTCTTACCTCCGTGGATCTAAcgcaagcttttcagtttcagaaccaataaACTGTTGGGCTAGTAATGACGATACAACAACTACTGGATGCACAAGCTGCGCCGGCCGGCCAGCAGACCAACAAATCAGCCCAACAAATGCCGCCTACCAGCATATCAACGTTCTGGTAATTTAATGACACCGAAGAGGAATGGCTCAAATACCTGACACAGCTCCAAGCACACTGTGAAGTTCATCGCCTTCAAGGTACTGtaaagctacaatactttctttcgattgTGGGGTCCCCACTGTTCAGATTAATACGGAAACTATTCCCAACCTCGTCTGCCGTCGCACTTAGCTATGACGAAGCAATCGCTGCTTTACCTCAGTACTATGACCAGGAAGTTCAAGTAGCCGCACCCAGATATCAGTTTTCTCTTGCATAAAAACCCAGAACAGGCGTACCGTCAGCGATACACAGAATTATCGGGCATAGCAAGGAATTGTAAATATAAGTGTAGTTGTAGCGACTTTTACAGCGGTTTAATGATTAGGGATGCCATAAGATTTAATGTCCCAGACagtagaatacgggaacagatctttaagtactctgatccatcacatCGCCAAGCATTGCAAAtattagagcaatatgattcgcgTCTCATAGCGGTcgataagtttgaccaggccccTATTTGTCGAGTCGAGTCGCCCCTTGCTT
Proteins encoded in this region:
- the LOC126095426 gene encoding uncharacterized protein LOC126095426, which encodes MLMYTHVKESGTYIDSPKQDIGIVHWFYRVNDEAGNLLVDWKKIRERWGSHFKKISTEELSHPPILIGHAVEWPVTEVAVEEVKTDLRKTKPGKATGTDDLPAQLWCSHHWKAAEWLTELFNKITDEGQTPTDWQQSVTVPTFKKKENRAECTNYHPIQILCHVMKIFERFLDQRIHEITQISRNQAGLVKNCGTVDAIHAAKLCILRKPSHCI